One region of Etheostoma spectabile isolate EspeVRDwgs_2016 chromosome 21, UIUC_Espe_1.0, whole genome shotgun sequence genomic DNA includes:
- the arl4d gene encoding ADP-ribosylation factor-like protein 4D, producing the protein MGNQLTDRAPNTSFLPNFQSLHVVVIGLDSAGKTSLLYRLKLKDFVKTIPTKGFNTEKIKVPVGPSRTINFQVWDVGGQEKLRPLWKSYTRRTDGMVFVVDSTELERMEEAKVELHKITRTSENQGVPVLILANKQDQDSALSVSEVEKLLSVHELSMYTLHHVQSCSAVDGQGLQPGLEKLYEMILKRKKMVKHNRNRKR; encoded by the coding sequence ATGGGGAACCAGCTGACTGATAGGGCTCCCAACACGTCGTTCCTGCCAAACTTCCAGTCTCTGCACGTGGTGGTTATCGGGCTGGACTCGGCCGGCAAAACCTCTCTGCTGTACAGGCTCAAACTGAAGGACTTTGTGAAGACCATCCCCACCAAGGGCTTCAACACGGAGAAGATCAAGGTGCCCGTGGGGCCGTCTCGGACCATAAACTTCCAGGTGTGGGATGTGGGCGGCCAAGAGAAGCTGCGCCCACTGTGGAAGTCGTACACCCGGCGGACGGACGGGATGGTGTTCGTGGTGGACTCCACTGAGTTGGAGCGGATGGAGGAGGCCAAAGTGGAGCTCCACAAGATCACCCGCACCTCAGAGAACCAGGGGGTCCCTGTGCTCATCCTGGCCAACAAGCAGGACCAGGATTCAGCCTTGTCCGTCAGCGAGGTGGAGAAGCTGCTTTCCGTCCATGAACTGAGCATGTACACGCTGCATCACGTGCAGAGCTGCAGCGCCGTGGACGGTCAGGGACTCCAGCCGGGCCTGGAGAAACTCTACGAGATGATCctgaagaggaagaagatggTGAAGCACAATCGAAACAGAAAGAGATGA